A window of the Bacteroides thetaiotaomicron VPI-5482 genome harbors these coding sequences:
- the rlmN gene encoding 23S rRNA (adenine(2503)-C(2))-methyltransferase RlmN: protein MSKYPLLGMTLIELQSLVKRLGMPGFAAKQIASWLYDKKVTSIDEMTNLSLKYRELLKQNYEVGAEAPVEEMRSVDGTVKYLYPVGENHFVESVYIPDDERATLCISSQVGCKMNCKFCMTGKQGYSANLTAHQIINQIHSLPERDKLTNVVMMGMGEPLDNLEEVLKALDILTGSYGYAWSPKRITVSTVGLRKGLRRFIEESDCHLAISLHSPVTAQRAELMPAEKAFSITEMVELLKNYDFSKQRRLSFEYIVFKGLNDSQVYAKELLKLLRGLDCRMNLIRFHSIPGVALEGADMDTMTRFRDYLTTHGLFTTIRASRGEDIFAACGMLSTAKQEENNKS from the coding sequence ATGTCTAAATATCCCCTCTTAGGAATGACGCTTATAGAGCTGCAGTCACTGGTGAAACGTCTGGGAATGCCGGGCTTTGCAGCCAAACAGATTGCATCCTGGCTTTATGATAAGAAGGTGACTTCGATTGATGAAATGACTAACTTGTCGTTGAAATACCGGGAGTTACTGAAGCAGAACTATGAGGTAGGAGCTGAAGCTCCGGTGGAGGAAATGCGCTCTGTAGACGGTACGGTGAAATACCTGTACCCTGTGGGCGAGAATCATTTTGTGGAGTCGGTGTATATTCCGGATGATGAACGGGCGACTTTATGCATTTCTTCGCAGGTAGGCTGCAAAATGAACTGCAAGTTCTGTATGACCGGGAAACAAGGCTACTCTGCCAACCTGACCGCCCATCAGATTATCAATCAGATTCACTCCTTGCCCGAACGGGACAAACTGACGAATGTCGTCATGATGGGAATGGGCGAACCGCTCGATAATCTGGAAGAGGTGTTGAAGGCATTGGACATACTGACTGGGTCCTATGGTTATGCATGGAGTCCGAAGCGGATTACCGTTTCAACTGTCGGATTGCGGAAAGGATTGCGGCGCTTTATCGAAGAAAGCGACTGTCACCTTGCCATCAGCCTGCATTCTCCGGTGACCGCCCAGCGTGCGGAACTGATGCCGGCGGAGAAAGCCTTTTCTATCACGGAAATGGTGGAACTGTTAAAAAACTATGATTTTAGCAAACAGCGTCGACTTTCGTTTGAGTATATTGTTTTTAAGGGGCTTAATGATTCGCAAGTTTATGCCAAGGAGTTACTCAAACTGCTTCGCGGACTGGATTGCCGGATGAACCTGATCCGTTTCCATTCTATTCCGGGAGTAGCCCTTGAAGGAGCCGATATGGATACAATGACCCGTTTCCGTGACTATCTGACCACGCACGGGCTTTTCACTACCATTCGTGCTTCGCGGGGAGAGGATATTTTTGCGGCATGCGGTATGCTGTCGACTGCGAAACAGGAGGAAAATAATAAAAGTTAA
- a CDS encoding DUF4831 family protein, which yields MKKLIIATGLLMATSAYAQTEVLTGVTRGKDYGVVYALPKTQIEIEIKANKVNYKPGEFSKYADRYLRLTNVSAEPEEYWELNSVKVKPVGVPNSEATYFVKLKDKTVAPLMELTEEGLIKSINVPYSSNNAKNAANNAVAPQRKANPRDFLTEEILMASSTAKMAELVAKEIYNIRESKNALLRGQADNMPSDGAQLKIMLDNLNLQEEAMTEMFSGVRNKEEKTFTVRLTPDKEFDNEVAFRFSKKLGIVANNDLAGTPFYISLKDLKTVKIPQEDGKKKKEMEGIAYNVPGQAMVTLTDGKKKLYEGEIPVTQFGIIEYLAPVLFNKNSTIKVYFDPVTGGLLKVDREESK from the coding sequence ATGAAAAAGTTAATCATAGCAACAGGACTACTAATGGCAACTTCCGCCTATGCGCAGACCGAAGTGCTGACAGGAGTGACGCGAGGAAAAGACTACGGAGTAGTGTACGCCCTCCCCAAAACCCAGATAGAAATAGAAATAAAAGCAAACAAAGTCAACTATAAGCCGGGTGAATTCAGCAAATACGCCGACCGCTACCTGAGACTGACCAACGTCTCTGCCGAACCCGAAGAATACTGGGAACTGAACAGTGTCAAAGTGAAACCTGTAGGTGTACCAAACAGCGAAGCTACTTATTTCGTCAAACTGAAAGACAAAACCGTAGCTCCTCTTATGGAACTGACTGAAGAGGGTCTTATCAAATCAATCAACGTCCCCTACAGCAGTAACAATGCAAAGAATGCAGCAAACAATGCCGTTGCTCCCCAACGAAAAGCCAATCCCCGCGACTTTCTCACAGAAGAAATTCTGATGGCAAGTTCAACCGCCAAGATGGCCGAACTGGTAGCAAAGGAAATCTATAATATCCGCGAAAGTAAAAACGCATTATTGCGCGGACAAGCAGATAATATGCCTTCGGACGGCGCACAGCTCAAAATCATGCTCGACAACCTGAATCTTCAGGAAGAAGCCATGACCGAGATGTTTTCGGGAGTCCGCAATAAAGAAGAAAAGACATTTACTGTCCGCCTCACTCCGGATAAGGAATTCGACAATGAGGTAGCTTTCCGCTTTTCAAAGAAGCTGGGTATAGTTGCCAACAACGATTTGGCAGGCACTCCATTCTACATCAGTCTGAAAGACCTGAAAACGGTGAAGATTCCGCAAGAGGACGGAAAAAAGAAGAAAGAGATGGAAGGCATTGCTTATAACGTACCGGGACAGGCAATGGTGACGCTGACGGACGGCAAAAAGAAATTGTATGAAGGAGAAATACCTGTTACTCAGTTCGGTATCATAGAATACCTTGCTCCGGTATTATTCAACAAGAACTCGACCATCAAAGTTTACTTTGATCCGGTGACCGGTGGACTACTGAAAGTAGATAGAGAAGAAAGCAAATAA
- the lptE gene encoding LptE family protein, whose product MNWIKKIARPLILIVLPAVIIACSVSYKFNGSSINYDKVKTISIADFPIKSEYVYAPLATKFNEDLKDIFIRQTRLQLLKPNQNADLQIDGEITGYNQYNQAVSADGYSSETKLTITVNVRFVNNTNHAEDFEQQFSAFRTYDSSQLLTAVQDGLIAEMSKEITDQIFNATVANW is encoded by the coding sequence ATGAATTGGATTAAGAAAATAGCACGACCGCTGATACTGATTGTTTTACCGGCAGTCATCATCGCCTGTAGTGTGTCCTATAAGTTTAATGGCTCCTCTATCAATTACGATAAGGTGAAGACCATTTCGATTGCTGATTTCCCGATTAAGTCGGAGTATGTGTATGCTCCGCTGGCTACCAAGTTCAATGAAGACCTGAAAGATATCTTCATCAGACAGACCCGTCTGCAACTGCTGAAACCGAACCAGAATGCGGATCTGCAGATTGACGGTGAAATTACGGGCTACAACCAGTATAACCAGGCAGTGTCTGCCGATGGTTACTCTTCGGAAACGAAGCTGACCATCACGGTCAATGTACGCTTTGTCAACAACACAAATCACGCCGAAGACTTCGAACAACAATTCTCAGCTTTCCGTACCTATGATTCCAGCCAGCTGCTGACGGCCGTACAGGATGGATTAATAGCGGAAATGAGTAAAGAGATAACCGACCAAATATTTAATGCAACTGTAGCAAACTGGTAA
- the secG gene encoding preprotein translocase subunit SecG, whose translation MYLLFIILMVIAALLMCFIVLIQNSKGGGLASGFSSSNAIMGVRKTTDFLEKATWGLAIFMVVMSVATAYVVPSSSAAKDVLLEQAQKEQQTNPYNMPTGTAAPQTDATAPAESAPATEAPATETPAPVAE comes from the coding sequence ATGTACTTATTATTCATTATCTTAATGGTGATTGCAGCCTTGCTGATGTGCTTCATCGTGCTGATTCAGAATTCAAAAGGAGGCGGACTTGCTTCTGGTTTTTCTTCATCAAACGCTATCATGGGCGTGCGCAAGACTACAGATTTTCTGGAAAAAGCAACTTGGGGTCTGGCTATCTTCATGGTTGTGATGAGCGTTGCTACTGCTTACGTTGTTCCTTCTTCTTCTGCAGCTAAAGATGTATTGTTGGAACAAGCACAGAAAGAACAACAAACCAACCCGTATAATATGCCTACCGGTACTGCTGCTCCTCAGACAGATGCTACTGCTCCTGCAGAGTCTGCACCAGCAACGGAAGCTCCGGCTACTGAAACTCCTGCTCCTGTAGCAGAATAA
- a CDS encoding DUF4837 family protein — MKKYFFYLSMALVAFVVASCGLKGNHTSSGRPYELLVVVDAGVWDRAAGRALHDVLDSDMPGLPQSEPSFRIMYTSPKDYDSTLKLIRNIVIVDIKDIYTKGTFKYAKDVYASPQMILTIQAPNEEVFEKFVEENKQTIIDFFTRAEMNRQITLLEEKHNNFISNKVDSLFGCDIWIPSELNNSKTGEDFFWASTNTGSADRNFVMYSYPYTDKDTFTKEYFVHKRDSVMKANIPGYKEGVYMSTDSLLTDVRPINVHNDYTMEARGLWRMKGDFMGGPFVSHTRLDQKNQRIITAEIFVYSPDKMKRNLVRQMEASLYTLKLPQEGQQSQIPLGVTREAEPTNK; from the coding sequence ATGAAAAAGTACTTTTTTTATTTAAGCATGGCTCTGGTAGCCTTCGTAGTTGCTTCTTGTGGATTAAAGGGGAATCATACCTCTAGCGGTCGTCCGTATGAACTGTTGGTTGTAGTAGATGCGGGAGTGTGGGACCGTGCCGCCGGAAGGGCCTTGCATGATGTGCTTGATTCTGACATGCCGGGACTGCCCCAGTCGGAACCTTCTTTCCGGATTATGTATACTTCACCGAAGGACTATGATTCTACGCTGAAGTTGATCCGTAATATTGTGATAGTAGATATAAAAGATATTTATACCAAAGGTACTTTCAAGTATGCGAAAGACGTTTATGCTTCTCCACAGATGATACTGACCATTCAGGCTCCGAACGAAGAAGTGTTTGAGAAGTTTGTCGAAGAAAACAAGCAGACGATTATCGACTTCTTCACTCGCGCTGAAATGAACCGTCAGATTACTTTGCTGGAGGAAAAGCACAACAACTTTATCTCAAATAAGGTAGATAGTCTGTTTGGCTGCGATATCTGGATACCTTCCGAACTGAATAACTCCAAGACAGGAGAGGACTTCTTCTGGGCATCTACCAATACAGGCAGCGCGGATCGCAATTTCGTGATGTATTCTTATCCTTATACTGACAAGGATACATTCACCAAAGAATACTTTGTTCATAAGCGCGATTCTGTGATGAAAGCCAATATCCCCGGATATAAAGAAGGCGTATATATGTCGACAGACTCGTTACTGACCGATGTTCGTCCGATCAACGTGCACAATGACTACACGATGGAAGCTCGTGGATTGTGGCGCATGAAGGGTGACTTCATGGGTGGCCCGTTCGTTTCCCATACTCGTCTGGATCAGAAGAACCAACGTATTATTACAGCAGAAATATTTGTATATTCACCCGATAAAATGAAACGCAATCTGGTTCGCCAGATGGAAGCATCTCTTTATACGCTGAAACTTCCGCAAGAAGGTCAGCAGAGTCAGATTCCACTGGGGGTAACCAGAGAAGCGGAACCAACTAATAAATAA
- a CDS encoding bifunctional ADP-dependent NAD(P)H-hydrate dehydratase/NAD(P)H-hydrate epimerase, with amino-acid sequence MKIFPSSSIKKLDAYTIEHEPIASIDLMERAAQALTKAITNRWNPETPVTIFAGPGNNGGDALAVARMMAEKGYKIEVYLFNTKGELSPDCQTNKELVEMMEEVTFHEISTQFVPPTLTPEHLVIDGLFGSGLNKPLSGGFAAVVKYINASPAMVVSIDIPSGLMGEENTFNVKSNIIRADVTFSLQLPKLAFLFAENTEFVGEWELLDIQLSEEGIEETETNYEMLEIEEIRSLIKPRQQFAHKGNFGHALLIAGSKGMAGASVLAARACLRSGVGLLTVHAPLCNNDILQTSAPEAMVETDVSETCFAVPTDTDDYQAVGIGPGLGRNEETEAALIEQLEHCQTPTVLDADALNILANHRHTLTHLPKGSILTPHPKELERLVGKCQDSYERLMKACELAHTAKVHIILKGAYSAIITPEGKCYFNQTGNPGMATGGSGDVLTGVILALLAQGYPAEDAAKIGTYIHGLAGDIAQKKQGMIGLIASDIVTCLPTAWRLVSE; translated from the coding sequence ATGAAAATATTTCCAAGCAGCAGCATTAAGAAGTTAGATGCTTATACCATTGAACATGAACCGATTGCATCCATAGATTTAATGGAACGTGCCGCACAGGCGCTGACTAAAGCCATCACCAACAGATGGAATCCGGAAACACCTGTTACCATCTTTGCCGGACCGGGCAATAACGGTGGAGACGCCCTCGCCGTCGCCCGCATGATGGCGGAAAAAGGATACAAGATCGAAGTATATCTCTTCAACACGAAAGGCGAACTTTCGCCCGACTGTCAGACCAACAAAGAACTGGTAGAGATGATGGAAGAAGTAACTTTCCATGAAATCAGCACCCAGTTCGTACCTCCCACACTGACACCGGAGCATCTCGTGATCGACGGATTATTCGGTTCCGGACTCAACAAACCATTGAGCGGAGGATTCGCTGCCGTCGTGAAATATATCAATGCCTCTCCCGCCATGGTAGTCTCCATCGACATTCCTTCCGGACTGATGGGAGAAGAAAATACATTCAATGTAAAAAGCAATATTATCCGTGCGGACGTCACTTTCAGTCTGCAACTTCCTAAACTGGCATTCCTCTTCGCCGAAAATACAGAATTCGTTGGCGAATGGGAGTTATTGGACATCCAGCTGAGCGAAGAAGGAATCGAAGAGACTGAAACAAACTACGAAATGCTGGAAATCGAAGAAATCCGTTCACTGATCAAACCACGCCAACAATTCGCCCATAAAGGAAACTTCGGACATGCCCTGCTGATAGCCGGCTCAAAAGGAATGGCAGGTGCATCGGTACTGGCCGCCCGTGCCTGTCTGCGATCGGGAGTAGGTCTGCTGACGGTACACGCGCCGTTATGCAACAACGATATTCTGCAAACGTCCGCCCCCGAAGCCATGGTAGAAACAGATGTCAGCGAAACATGCTTTGCCGTACCTACCGATACGGACGATTACCAAGCTGTCGGCATCGGTCCGGGACTCGGTCGCAACGAGGAAACGGAAGCCGCCCTGATAGAACAACTGGAACATTGTCAGACTCCGACGGTACTGGATGCCGACGCACTCAATATTCTGGCCAATCACCGGCATACGCTCACCCATCTGCCGAAAGGTTCCATCCTCACCCCTCACCCGAAAGAGCTGGAACGCCTGGTCGGCAAATGTCAGGACTCATACGAACGACTGATGAAAGCCTGCGAACTGGCGCACACTGCCAAAGTACATATCATTCTGAAGGGAGCTTATTCCGCCATTATCACCCCCGAAGGCAAATGTTACTTCAACCAGACCGGTAATCCCGGTATGGCAACAGGAGGCAGCGGAGATGTACTGACAGGAGTAATCCTTGCACTCCTTGCGCAAGGCTATCCCGCCGAAGACGCCGCAAAGATCGGTACTTACATTCACGGATTGGCCGGAGACATCGCCCAGAAAAAACAGGGCATGATCGGATTAATCGCAAGTGATATCGTGACTTGTCTGCCGACGGCATGGCGACTTGTAAGCGAATAA
- a CDS encoding PqqD family protein, which translates to MATKEKINLLEVIPCRNEHIKAEQEGETIVLSFPRFKRSWMSRYLLPKGMSKDIHVRLEEHGTAVWNLIDGQRTVREIIEKLADHFQYEAGYESRVSTYLSQLQKDGFIKWIIIH; encoded by the coding sequence ATGGCTACGAAAGAGAAAATAAACCTCCTGGAGGTGATACCTTGTCGTAACGAACATATTAAAGCTGAACAGGAAGGGGAGACTATTGTGCTCTCCTTCCCTCGTTTTAAACGTTCGTGGATGAGTCGTTATTTATTGCCGAAAGGAATGTCCAAAGATATTCATGTGCGTCTGGAAGAACACGGTACGGCCGTATGGAACCTGATAGACGGGCAGCGGACGGTTCGTGAGATTATAGAAAAACTCGCAGACCACTTTCAATATGAAGCAGGCTACGAGTCTCGTGTATCTACCTATCTTTCCCAATTACAGAAAGACGGATTTATTAAATGGATAATTATCCATTAA
- the pdxA gene encoding 4-hydroxythreonine-4-phosphate dehydrogenase PdxA: MEENKIRIGITQGDINGVGYEVILKTFSDPTMLELCTPIIYGSPKVAAYHRKALDVQANFSIVNTASEAGYNRLSVVNCTDDEVKVEFSKPDPEAGKAALGALERAIEEYREGLIDVIVTAPINKHTIQSEEFSFPGHTEYIEERLGNGNKSLMILMKNDFRVALVTTHIPVREIATTITKELIQEKLMIFHRCLKQDFGIGAPRIAVLSLNPHAGDGGLLGMEEQEIIIPAMKEMEEKGIICYGPYAADGFMGSGNYTHFDGILAMYHDQGLAPFKALAMEDGVNYTAGLPVVRTSPAHGTAYDIAGKGLASEDSFRQAIYVAIDVFRNRQREKAARVNPLRKQYYEKRDDSDKLKLDTVDED; this comes from the coding sequence ATGGAAGAAAACAAAATAAGAATCGGCATTACCCAAGGAGATATCAACGGGGTAGGTTATGAAGTGATCTTGAAGACATTCTCAGACCCTACCATGCTTGAGCTATGTACTCCGATTATCTACGGTTCACCTAAAGTAGCGGCTTACCATCGTAAAGCACTGGATGTACAGGCTAATTTCAGCATTGTCAACACAGCTTCCGAAGCCGGATACAACCGTCTGAGTGTAGTGAACTGTACAGATGACGAAGTGAAAGTGGAATTCTCCAAACCCGATCCCGAAGCAGGTAAGGCTGCATTGGGTGCTTTGGAGCGTGCCATAGAAGAGTATCGTGAGGGGCTGATCGACGTCATTGTGACAGCTCCGATCAACAAACATACCATTCAGTCGGAAGAGTTCTCTTTCCCCGGGCATACGGAGTATATTGAAGAACGTCTGGGCAATGGAAACAAGTCACTGATGATCCTGATGAAAAACGATTTTCGTGTGGCTTTAGTAACGACGCATATTCCGGTAAGGGAGATTGCTACAACAATCACCAAGGAACTGATTCAGGAAAAGCTGATGATTTTCCATCGTTGTCTGAAACAGGATTTCGGTATCGGTGCGCCCCGTATTGCAGTGCTTTCACTGAATCCTCATGCAGGAGACGGCGGACTGCTGGGTATGGAAGAACAGGAAATCATTATCCCTGCCATGAAAGAAATGGAAGAGAAAGGGATCATCTGTTACGGTCCTTATGCTGCGGACGGTTTTATGGGTTCGGGCAATTATACTCACTTTGACGGAATCCTTGCTATGTATCATGATCAGGGACTGGCTCCGTTCAAAGCCCTGGCTATGGAAGACGGTGTGAACTATACCGCCGGACTGCCGGTTGTACGTACCTCTCCGGCTCATGGAACAGCCTATGACATCGCCGGTAAAGGACTGGCCAGCGAAGACTCTTTCCGTCAGGCTATTTATGTAGCGATTGATGTATTCCGCAACCGCCAGCGCGAGAAAGCGGCACGGGTAAACCCGTTGCGGAAGCAGTATTACGAGAAACGGGACGATAGTGATAAACTAAAACTGGATACAGTAGACGAAGATTAA
- a CDS encoding winged helix-turn-helix domain-containing protein, producing the protein MMEKKRIGSNAGKVWRILNEKGEQSMFTLCHELGLTFEDVAIAIGWLARENKILLRKKEGMLYASIENVEFTFG; encoded by the coding sequence ATGATGGAAAAGAAAAGAATTGGCTCAAATGCCGGGAAAGTATGGCGCATCTTAAATGAAAAGGGCGAACAGTCTATGTTCACTTTGTGCCATGAGTTAGGTTTGACGTTCGAGGATGTAGCGATTGCTATCGGCTGGTTGGCAAGGGAAAACAAAATCCTGCTTAGAAAAAAAGAAGGAATGCTCTATGCCAGTATTGAGAATGTTGAATTTACTTTTGGATAA
- a CDS encoding sigma-54 interaction domain-containing protein, which yields MTKAEIQQVKQRFGIIGNTEALSRAIDVAIQVAPTDLSVLITGESGVGKESFPQIIHQYSRRKHGQYIAVNCGAIPEGTIDSELFGHEKGAFTGAIGERKGYFGEADGGTIFLDEVGELPLPTQARLLRVLESGEFIKVGSSKVQKTDVRIVAATNVNLTQAIAEGRFREDLYYRLNTVPIQIPPLRERGDDVLLLFRKFAADFAEKYRMPAIQLTEDAKKILLAYPWPGNVRQLKNITEQISIIETNREITAAILQTYLPAQNTQRLPALFGTRESKSFESEREILYSVLFDMRQEVAELKKMVHNMMAERAGQVGQMGQVVATPVVTTTHQPSVPAIIHAVQQPSVCPKEDDDDIQDTEEYVEETLSLDEVEKEMIRKALERHHGKRKSAAKDLNISERTLYRKIKEYELD from the coding sequence ATGACCAAAGCGGAGATACAACAAGTGAAACAGCGTTTCGGTATTATTGGCAATACCGAGGCTTTATCACGTGCCATAGATGTTGCCATTCAGGTAGCGCCTACCGATTTGTCTGTGCTGATTACCGGAGAAAGTGGTGTCGGAAAAGAAAGTTTTCCACAGATCATTCATCAATATAGCCGGAGAAAGCACGGACAGTATATTGCTGTCAACTGCGGTGCCATACCGGAAGGTACGATCGATTCCGAACTGTTCGGACACGAGAAAGGAGCATTTACCGGTGCTATTGGTGAGCGGAAAGGATATTTTGGAGAAGCTGACGGTGGAACCATCTTCCTTGATGAAGTGGGAGAGTTGCCGTTGCCTACACAGGCGCGTCTGCTTCGTGTACTTGAAAGCGGTGAATTTATCAAGGTAGGTTCATCCAAAGTTCAAAAGACGGATGTGCGTATTGTGGCAGCTACCAACGTGAACCTGACACAAGCCATTGCCGAAGGACGTTTTCGGGAAGATTTGTATTATCGGTTGAACACGGTGCCTATTCAGATACCACCTTTGCGTGAGCGCGGAGATGATGTGCTGTTGTTGTTCCGTAAGTTTGCCGCAGACTTTGCCGAAAAGTACCGGATGCCGGCTATCCAGCTGACGGAAGATGCCAAGAAGATATTGCTTGCTTATCCGTGGCCGGGAAACGTCCGGCAGTTGAAGAATATCACAGAGCAGATTTCGATTATAGAAACAAACCGTGAGATAACGGCTGCGATTCTGCAGACCTATCTTCCGGCACAGAATACCCAACGCCTTCCGGCACTGTTCGGCACACGCGAGAGCAAGAGCTTTGAGAGCGAACGCGAAATACTATATTCTGTCTTGTTCGATATGCGCCAGGAAGTGGCGGAACTGAAGAAGATGGTGCACAATATGATGGCCGAACGTGCGGGACAAGTCGGACAGATGGGACAGGTAGTGGCTACTCCGGTAGTGACGACGACGCACCAACCATCTGTGCCGGCCATTATCCATGCTGTGCAGCAACCGTCTGTTTGTCCCAAAGAAGACGATGACGATATTCAGGACACGGAAGAATATGTGGAAGAAACCCTTTCGCTCGATGAAGTGGAAAAAGAAATGATACGTAAAGCGCTTGAGAGGCATCATGGTAAGCGGAAAAGTGCGGCAAAGGATCTGAATATCTCCGAGCGTACCCTTTACAGAAAAATAAAAGAATATGAATTGGATTAA
- a CDS encoding MFS transporter produces MTEQLKQKLNDSAVLRWSVLALVAFTMLCGYFLTDVMSPLKPMLEKELLWDSLDYGFFTSAYGWFNVFLLMLIFGGIILDKMGVRFTGMGACLLMVFGCGLKYYAITTTFPEGAMLFGFKMQVTLAALGYAIFGVGVEIAGITVSKIIVKWFKGKEMALAMGLEMATARIGTTLAMVLTVPLADFFGSTDESGVFHTNIPAPILFCLVMLCVGTIAFFIYTFYDKKLDASLDAEGLEPEEPFRMKDIVYIITNKGFWLIALLCVLFYSAVFPFIKYAADLMVQKYNVDPKLAGTIPGLLPIGAIILTPLFGSLYDRIGKGATLMVIGSVMLIFVHTMFALPILNIWWFATVIMIILGFAFSLVPSAMWPSVPKIIPEKQLGTAYALIFWVQNWGLMGVPLLIGWVLNSYCKGPVVDGAQTYDYTLPMAIFAMFGVLALIVALMLKVENKKKGYGLEEANIQK; encoded by the coding sequence ATGACAGAACAATTGAAACAAAAGCTGAATGACTCCGCAGTGCTGCGTTGGAGTGTTCTAGCATTAGTCGCTTTTACCATGTTGTGCGGCTACTTCCTCACAGACGTTATGTCTCCTCTGAAACCCATGCTTGAAAAAGAACTTCTCTGGGACAGTTTAGATTACGGTTTTTTCACCAGTGCTTATGGCTGGTTTAATGTATTCCTGCTGATGCTCATCTTTGGTGGTATCATTCTGGATAAGATGGGAGTACGCTTCACCGGAATGGGTGCCTGTTTATTGATGGTGTTCGGTTGTGGATTGAAATATTATGCTATTACTACTACTTTCCCGGAAGGTGCGATGCTTTTCGGATTCAAGATGCAAGTCACATTGGCTGCATTGGGTTATGCTATTTTCGGTGTAGGAGTCGAAATTGCGGGTATCACCGTTTCGAAGATTATCGTGAAGTGGTTTAAAGGCAAAGAGATGGCTCTCGCTATGGGACTGGAAATGGCGACCGCGCGTATTGGAACAACTTTGGCCATGGTGCTTACCGTTCCTTTGGCAGACTTCTTCGGGTCTACGGATGAGAGCGGCGTATTCCATACCAATATTCCCGCTCCGATTCTGTTCTGTCTCGTCATGTTGTGCGTAGGTACCATCGCATTCTTCATCTATACTTTCTACGATAAGAAACTGGATGCTTCACTGGATGCGGAAGGGCTGGAACCGGAAGAACCTTTCCGCATGAAAGACATTGTCTATATCATTACCAACAAAGGATTCTGGCTGATCGCATTACTGTGCGTATTGTTCTATTCGGCTGTATTCCCCTTCATCAAGTATGCGGCCGATTTGATGGTACAGAAGTACAATGTTGATCCGAAACTTGCGGGAACGATTCCCGGATTGCTGCCGATTGGCGCGATCATCCTGACACCATTGTTCGGTTCATTATATGACCGTATCGGTAAGGGAGCCACGCTGATGGTGATCGGGTCGGTGATGCTGATTTTCGTACACACGATGTTCGCTCTTCCTATTCTGAATATATGGTGGTTTGCAACGGTGATCATGATTATTCTGGGATTTGCTTTCTCATTGGTTCCTTCGGCAATGTGGCCTTCGGTTCCGAAGATTATTCCGGAGAAACAGTTGGGAACGGCTTATGCGTTGATCTTTTGGGTACAGAACTGGGGATTGATGGGCGTGCCTTTGCTGATCGGATGGGTGTTGAACTCTTATTGCAAAGGTCCGGTTGTAGATGGTGCACAGACTTATGATTATACCTTGCCGATGGCTATTTTTGCTATGTTCGGTGTACTTGCCCTGATTGTTGCCTTGATGCTGAAAGTGGAAAACAAGAAGAAAGGCTACGGACTGGAAGAAGCAAATATTCAGAAATAA